One genomic window of Polyangium aurulentum includes the following:
- the pbpC gene encoding penicillin-binding protein 1C — protein sequence MSPTPLRRRLARLLPHRRRHWIELVVALLLSPAILLGVAAALTPLPEGLRGRDEGASVSTVFLDRHGAVLLETRAGDGTRARRLRLADAGDRAIRAVIAAEDKRFAYHPGVDPLAVLRAMGGLVVERRVVSGGSTISQQLARTLVPRPRTVLGKLREMALAIRIEASLSKDRILEEYLNRVAFGPGLRGIEAASRFYFDKPTRDLSLAEAAALAGLPRGPSLYDPRRGTERLQRRRDRVLDRMREAGSASEDAVRAAKAEPIALAPRGGGLGIPHLRRALATGAIDASTGPLAGRAASITTTIDRGLQREIEILALSTVERLAARNVTAASVVVLDNATSEILAYVGSPDIENAARLGHNDGALAKRQPGSSLKPFVYGLAMERLGLTAASALPDVDLHFPTPEGDYHPRNYDGRFHGLVRARDALASSYNVPAVVLAARTGPEAILGRLHDLGFASLDRPARHYGLGLALGDGEVRLVELAAAYATIARGGLYLPPRAVRAAIDPDGKPLPSLAPAPRRVLDPRIAFVLTDILSDDRARLATFGGDSALELPFPVAAKTGTSKGFRDNVAVGFSAGATVAVWVGNFDGSPMNGVSGVTGAGPLFHDAMLAAARAVPTKGDFERPEGLVEVEVCALSGGRPTSACPHRRVEIVPRDASLASCDVHVRARVDRRNGLLAGPACPDASVEERVFERFDPSLVSWARGAGRPLLPADSSPFCPSTEPASPAARLRIAYPPDGARFVHDPAIAAQEGIRVRIDAPDRATSVRLVVDGRSFDLRPPFERTLPLVPGTHVLRAEAQGATSDEVTFSVE from the coding sequence GTGAGCCCCACGCCGCTGCGCAGACGCCTTGCACGGCTCTTGCCGCACAGGCGGCGGCACTGGATCGAGCTCGTCGTCGCGCTCCTCCTCTCGCCCGCGATCCTGCTCGGCGTGGCCGCGGCCCTCACCCCGCTCCCGGAGGGGCTCCGCGGGCGGGACGAGGGCGCGAGCGTCTCCACCGTCTTCCTCGACCGTCACGGCGCGGTCCTGCTCGAGACGCGCGCAGGCGACGGCACCCGCGCGCGCCGCCTGCGCCTCGCGGACGCGGGCGATCGCGCGATCCGCGCCGTGATCGCTGCCGAGGACAAGCGCTTCGCCTACCACCCGGGCGTCGACCCGCTCGCGGTCCTGCGCGCGATGGGAGGGCTCGTCGTCGAGCGGCGCGTCGTCTCCGGCGGCTCGACGATCTCCCAGCAGCTCGCGCGCACGCTCGTGCCGCGGCCTCGCACCGTGCTCGGCAAGCTGCGCGAGATGGCCCTCGCGATCCGCATCGAGGCCTCGCTCTCGAAGGACCGCATCCTCGAGGAGTACCTGAACCGCGTCGCCTTCGGCCCCGGCCTGCGCGGCATCGAGGCGGCGAGCCGGTTCTACTTCGACAAGCCCACGCGCGATCTTTCGCTCGCCGAGGCCGCCGCGCTCGCGGGCCTGCCGCGCGGCCCCTCGCTCTACGACCCGCGCCGCGGCACGGAGCGCCTCCAGCGCCGGCGCGACCGCGTGCTCGACCGCATGCGCGAGGCGGGATCGGCGAGCGAGGACGCCGTCCGCGCGGCCAAGGCCGAGCCCATCGCGCTCGCCCCGCGCGGCGGGGGCCTCGGCATCCCGCACCTGCGCCGCGCCCTCGCGACGGGCGCGATCGACGCCTCCACCGGCCCGCTCGCCGGCCGCGCGGCCTCCATCACCACCACCATCGATCGCGGCCTGCAGCGCGAGATCGAGATCCTCGCCCTGTCCACCGTCGAGCGCCTCGCCGCGCGCAACGTCACGGCCGCGTCCGTCGTCGTGCTCGACAACGCGACGAGCGAGATCCTCGCCTACGTCGGCTCGCCCGACATCGAGAACGCCGCGCGCCTCGGCCACAACGACGGCGCGCTCGCGAAGCGGCAGCCTGGATCATCGCTCAAACCCTTCGTATACGGGCTCGCGATGGAGCGGCTCGGGCTCACGGCCGCGAGCGCGCTGCCCGACGTCGACCTGCACTTTCCGACCCCCGAGGGCGACTACCACCCCCGCAACTACGACGGCCGCTTCCACGGCCTCGTGCGCGCGCGCGACGCCCTCGCCAGCTCGTACAACGTGCCCGCCGTGGTGCTGGCCGCGCGCACGGGGCCCGAGGCGATCCTCGGGCGCTTACACGATCTCGGCTTCGCCTCCCTCGATCGCCCCGCGCGCCACTACGGCCTCGGGCTCGCGCTCGGCGACGGCGAGGTGCGCCTCGTCGAGCTCGCCGCCGCCTACGCGACGATCGCCCGCGGCGGCCTCTACCTGCCCCCTCGCGCCGTCCGTGCAGCGATCGATCCCGACGGCAAGCCCCTCCCGTCTCTCGCCCCCGCGCCCCGCCGCGTGCTCGACCCGCGCATCGCGTTCGTGTTGACGGACATCCTCTCGGACGACCGCGCGCGCCTCGCGACCTTCGGCGGCGACAGCGCGCTCGAACTGCCGTTCCCGGTCGCCGCGAAGACGGGCACCTCCAAGGGCTTCCGCGACAACGTCGCCGTCGGCTTCAGCGCAGGCGCCACCGTGGCCGTGTGGGTGGGCAACTTCGACGGCTCGCCCATGAACGGCGTCAGCGGCGTGACCGGCGCAGGCCCGCTCTTCCACGACGCGATGCTCGCCGCCGCCCGCGCCGTGCCTACCAAGGGCGACTTCGAGCGCCCCGAGGGCCTCGTCGAGGTCGAGGTCTGCGCCCTCTCCGGCGGCCGCCCCACCTCCGCCTGCCCGCACCGCCGCGTCGAGATCGTCCCTCGCGACGCCTCGCTCGCGTCCTGCGACGTCCACGTCCGCGCGCGCGTCGACCGCCGCAACGGCCTGCTCGCGGGCCCCGCTTGCCCCGACGCTTCCGTCGAGGAGCGCGTCTTCGAGCGCTTCGATCCCTCGCTCGTCTCCTGGGCCCGCGGCGCCGGCCGCCCCCTCCTGCCCGCCGACAGCTCGCCCTTCTGCCCGTCGACCGAGCCTGCTTCCCCCGCGGCCCGCCTTCGCATCGCCTATCCGCCCGACGGCGCCCGCTTCGTGCACGACCCCGCCATCGCCGCGCAGGAGGGCATCCGCGTGCGCATCGACGCCCCCGACCGCGCGACCTCGGTTCGCCTCGTCGTCGACGGCCGCAGCTTCGATCTTCGCCCGCCCTTCGAGCGCACCTTGCCGCTCGTGCCCGGCACGCACGTGCTGCGCGCCGAGGCTCAAGGGGCGACCTCGGACGAGGTCACGTTCTCCGTGGAGTGA